One Spinacia oleracea cultivar Varoflay chromosome 4, BTI_SOV_V1, whole genome shotgun sequence DNA segment encodes these proteins:
- the LOC110777638 gene encoding uncharacterized protein isoform X2, translating to MWQNYILFRLKLFLARLQLTLTVRFKNELERNITIKLGYANAKIYKCDDERCPRPMTYKSYGSGKEDTPMCDVPGFENAKMKLLRHVSFVDCPGHDILMATMLNGAAIMDGALLLIAANESCPQPQTSEHLAAIEIMRLQHIIILQNKVDLIQENVAINQHEAIQKFVHRTVADGAPVVPISAQSKYNIDVVCEYIVKNTPIPKRDFISPPNMIVIRSFDVNKPGYEVDEISGGVAGGSILKGVLRLNQNIEIRPGIVVKDDSGNIKCTPIYSRIVSLKAEQNELQFAVPGGLIGVGTTMDPTLTRADRLVGQVLGEVGSLPDVFIELEVNFFLLGRLIGVRTKGTEKQGRVTKLTKAEILMLNIGSMSTGARVIAVKNDLAKLQLTSPVCTSKGEKIALSRRVDKHWRLIGWGQIQAGITLDIPPCPL from the exons ACTGTACGGTTTAAGAATGAGTTGGAGCGTAATATTACTATCAAGCTTGGTTATGCTAATGCCAAGATATATAAATGTGATGATGAACGGTGTCCACGACCTATGACCTATAA GTCATATGGAAGTGGAAAGGAAGACACTCCAATGTGTGACGTGCCTGGATTTGAGAATGCCAAGATGAAGCTTCTGAGACATGTGTCATTTGTCGATTGCCCA GGTCATGATATTCTTATGGCTACTATGCTTAATGGAGCTGCAATTATGGATGGAGCACTACTTCTTATTGCTGCTAATGAGAGCTGCCCCCAACCCCAGACTTCTGAGCATCTTGCTGCTATTGAGATCATGCGACTTCAGCACATTATCATCCTCCAAAATAAAGTTGATCTCATCCAAGAAAATGTTGCTATAAACCAGCATGAGGCTATTCAGAAATTTGTTCAT AGAACTGTTGCTGATGGAGCGCCTGTAGTTCCAATTTCTGCTCAATCCAAGTACAACATTGATGTTGTTTGTGAATACATTGTCAAAAATACTCCTATCCCTAAGAGAGATTTTATTTCACCACCAAATATGATTGTGATCCGGTCTTTTGATGTTAACAAACCTGGGTATGAGGTTGATGAAATAAGCGGTGGTGTTGCTGGTGGAAGTATTTTAAAG GGTGTGTTGAGACTAAACCAAAATATAGAGATTCGACCTGGAATAGTTGTGAAAGATGATAGTGGCAACATCAAATGCACACCCATATACTCGAGAATTGTTTCTTTGAAAGCTGAGCAGAATGAGTTACAATTTGCTGTGCCTGGAGGTCTAATTGGGGTAGGAACAACCATGGATCCTACTTTAACCCGAGCTGATAGATTGGTAGGTCAGGTCCTCGGCGAGGTTGGATCTCTTCCAGATGTATTCATTGAGCTAGAG GTGAATTTCTTCTTGCTTGGAAGACTGATTGGTGTGAGAACAAAAGGAACAGAGAAGCAGGGAAGAGTGACAAAACTGACCAAGGCAGAGATTCTGATGTTGAACATTGGATCCATGTCGACTGGTGCGCGTGTAATTGCTGTGAAAAATGATTTGGCAAAGTTGCAACTTACATCTCCAGTTTGCACAAGCAAAGGAGAGAAGATCGCCCTGAGTCGGCGGGTTGATAAGCATTGGCGACTGATTGGGTGGGGACAGATTCAAGCTGGTATTACCCTCGATATCCCACCCTGTCCTCTTTGA